From Bacteroides uniformis:
TGGTGGGAAGCAATACGTTCAATACCCTGATGATTGTGGGTTGTACGGCCCTTTTTGCCCCGATAGCCATTACCCGTAACACACTGAAACGCGAAATACCCCTTTGCATCCTTTCATCCTTCGCCCTGCTGATTTGTGCCAACGACGTCTTACTGGACAGCAGTGGGGAGAACATACTCAGCATCACCGACGGCCTATTGCTGCTATGCTTCTTTACCATTTTTCTGAGTTATACTTTTGCCATTGCAAAAAGGGATGGAAGTATGAAGGAACCGGAAAAGGAGCACTTACAGGAAGAAGACGAAATCAGGCTGTTACCCGCGTGGAAATCCGCCCTATACATTCTCGGCGGACTTGCCGGCCTCATCATCGGAGGTAATTTCTTTGTAGACGGTGCCAGCGGCATAGCCCGCGGATTGGGTGTCAGCGAATCCATCATCGGTCTCACGCTCGTAGCAGGCGGCACTTCATTACCCGAACTCGCCACCTCCATCGTAGCCGCCTTGAAGAAAAACCCCGAAATAGCCATCGGAAACGTCATCGGAAGTAATCTCTTCAATATATTCTTCGTACTGGGTTGTTCGGCCTCCATCACTCCACTGCGTCTGACGGGCATCACCAATTTCGATTTGTGGGTACTCGTAGGGTCCAGCATCCTGCTTTGGCTGTTCGGTATCTTTTTCGGGAAACGCATCATCACCCGGGTGGAAGGAAGCATTCTGATTCTCTGCTACATTGCCTACACAGCGGTACTGATATACAACCTCTAACAGCAAATTTACAAACACCCTACGCGGTATTTTAAAGATTATCACGTATTTTTAAATAAGGCAAGCTGTACCTCGGCATAAAAAATAAGCAAGCTTATTTTGTTCTGCTCTCAGTTTGCATTACCTTTGTGGTCTCAATATTGAACAACTATGGCAATTACAATCAAGAAAGTAACCACAAGACGGGAACTGGAGCGCTTTATCCGTTTCAACTACCTGCTATACAAAAACAACCCTTATTCCGTCCCCGACCTTTTCGATGACATGCTCAACACCTTCAACAAGAAGAAAAACGCTGCATTCGAATTTTGTGAAGCCGACTATTTCCTGGCTTATCGGGAAGGTAAAATCGTAGGACGTGTAGCTGCCATCATCAACCACAAGGCAAACCAAACCTGGAACAAAAAGGAAGTCCGCTTCGGCTGGATAGACTTCATCGATGATGCGGAAGTCTCCGATGCCCTGATTCGCACCGTGGAAGAATGGGGAAAAGAACGGGGAATGACACATATACAAGGCCCGCTGGGATTCACAGATTTCGATGCCGAAGGTATGCTCATCGAAGGATTCGACCAGCTCAGCACCATGGCCACCATTTATAACTATCCCTACTATCCGCAACATCTGGAACGCATGGGCTTTGAGAAGGATGCCGATTGGGTGGAGTACAAAATCTACATTCCCGACGCCATACCCGACAAGCACAAGCGCATCTCCGACCTCATCCAGCGCAAGTATAACCTCAAGGTAAAGAAATACACATCTGCCAAGAAGATTGCCCAAGACTACGGTCAGGCCATCTTCGAACTGATGAACGAAGCCTATCAGCCACTCTATGGCTATTCTGCACTGAGCCAACGGCAGATTGACCAATACGTCAAGATGTACCTGCCCATCCTCGACCTACGCATGGTGACATTGATTACCGATGCCGATGACCAGCTGCTTGCCGTAGGCATTTCCATGCCGTCACTCGCCGAAGCGTTGCAAAAAGCCCACGGGCGCCTGCTTCCTATGGGTTGGTATCACCTGGCCAAGACCATCTTCTTGAAGAAATATCCCAAGATGCTCGATTTGCTGCTGGTTGCCGTGAAACCGGAGTATCAGAACAAGGGGGTAAATGCATTGTTGTTCTCCGACCTTATCCCCGTCTATCAGCAACTTGGTTTCGAGTATGCCGAGAGTAATCCGGAGCTGGAGCTGAACGGCAAGGTGCAAGCGCAGTGGGAGTACTTCAAGACGGAACAGCATAAACGGAGAAGATGCTTTGTGAAAGGAATAAAATAAGTTCTAAATCCAGAATATAAGCTTGTCAGAAGTCCATAAAAGACATTATTTTTTTGCGAACCCCCGAATTTCTCATTACCTTTGTCGCAATGCGCAATATGAAGGAATAACGTACTTATGGAAGATAACAACAATATGACCCTGCCGCTGGAAGAAGCAGACAACAATATCACAGAGAGCCCCGTTTCCAGCGTGGAATATACCGACGACAACATCCGCCACCTGGACGACATGGAGCATATCCGTGTCCGTTCCGGTATGTACATAGGCCGTCTGGGCGACGGCTCACAGAACGATGACGGCATCTATGTGTTGCTGAAAGAAGTGATGGACAACAGCATCGACGAGTTCAAGATGGGTGCCGGAAAGCGTATAGAAGTGACTATAGAAGACAGTCTGCGTGTCAGCGTACGCGACTATGGACGAGGCATTCCGCAAGGCAAACTGGTAGAGGCGGTCAGCAAACTGAATACCGGGGGTAAATATGATTCAAAGGCTTTCAAGAAAAGTGTCGGACTGAACGGCGTGGGCATCAAGGCGGTCAATGCGCTGAGTAGCCGTTTCGAGGTACGCAGTTACCGCGACGGCAAAGTACGTACCGCCATCTTCGAGAAAGGAACGCTGTTGAGTGATGTGACCGAAGACTCGACAGAAGAAAGCGGAACCTATATCTTCTTCGAACCGGACGCCACACTCTTCCTGAACTATTCCTTCCAGAACCAGTTCGTAGAAACCCTGTTGCGCAACTACACCTACCTGAATACGGGCCTCACCTTCATTTACAACGGCCAGCGCATCGTTTCCCGCCACGGGCTGGAGGACTTGCTGAAAGACAACATGACCAGCGAAGGCCTTTACGACATCATCCACCTAAAAGGAGAGGACATCGAGATTGCCTTCACACACACCAACCAATACGGCGAAGAGTACTACTCCTTTGTCAACGGGCAACACACCACCCAAGGCGGCACACACCAGACTGCCTTGAAGGAACACATTGCCCGTACCATCAAGGAGTTCTACAACAAGAACCAGGAATATGCCGACATCCGCAACGGACTGGTAGCCGCCATTGCCATCGACGTGGAGGAACCCATGTTCGAGAGCCAGACCAAAACGAAACTGGGCAGCAACAACATGTGGCCTGCCGCGCCGCAGGAACACAAGCCCGCCGGCCCCACGGTGAACAAATACGTAGGAGACTTCATCAAGACGGAAGTGGACAACTACCTCCACAAGAACCCGCTTGTGGCCGAAGTGATGCTGCAAAAGATACAAGACTCCGAGAAAGAGCGCAAAGCCATTGCCGGCGTCACCAAGCTGGCACGCGAACGCGCTAAGAAAGCCAACCTGCACAACCGCAAGCTGCGCGACTGCCGCTACCACTTGAGTGACGGTAAAGGCAAAGACCAGGAAACCGAATCCTGCATCTTCATTACCGAGGGAGACTCCGCCAGCGGTTCCATCACCAAGAGCCGCGACGTGAATACCCAAGCAGTATTCAGCCTGCGTGGTAAACCGCTAAATTCCTACGGACTCACCAAGAAAGTAGTTTATGAAAACGAAGAATTCAACTTGCTTCAAGCAGCCTTGAATATAGAAGACGGCATAGAGACACTGCGCTACAACAAAGTCATCGTAGCTACCGATGCCGATGTGGACGGCATGCACATCCGCCTGCTCATCATCACCTTCTTCCTGCAGTTCTTCCCCGACCTGATAAAGAAAGGGCATGTATATATCCTGCAAACCCCTCTCTTCCGCGTGCGCAACAAAAAGAAGACAAGTTATTGCTATACAGAGGAGGAACGTGTGAAAGCCATTGAAGAACTGGGTCCCAACCCCGAAATCACCCGATTCAAAGGTCTGGGAGAAATCTCGCCCGACGAGTTCAAGCATTTTATCGGCAAGGATATGCGTCTGGAACAAGTGTCCCTGCGCAAGACAGACCTCGTAAAAGAGCTGCTGGAATTCTACATGGGTAAGAATACCATGGAACGACAAAACTTTATTATCAACAACTTGGTTATAGAAGAAGATTTGGCATCATGAGAAGAGCTATCTTTCCGGGAACATTCGACCCGTTTACTATCGGACACTCTTCGGTAGTGAGCCGTGCACTGACTTTTATAGACGAAATCGTCATAGGCATCGGCATCAATGAAAATAAGAATACGTATTTCCCCTTGGAAAAGCGCGAACAAATGATACGAGACTACTACCGGAACGAGCCGCGCATCATTGTGCAGTCCTATGACTGCCTGACTATCGACTTTGCCCGGCAGGTAGATGCCAGTCTGATAATACGCGGCATACGCACCGTGAAGGATTTCGAATACGAGGAAACCATTGCCGACATCAACCGCAAACTGACCGGCATAGAAACCATCCTGCTCTTCACCGAGCCGGAACTTACCTGCGTCAGTTCCACCACCGTGCGCGAACTGCTGCAATACGGCAAGGACATAAGCATGTTCATACCGGAGGGAATGGAGATTAGGGATTAAGGATAAAGGATTAGGGATTAAGGATAAAGGATTAGGGATTAAAATGGAAATGATGAAAAAACTATTTACTATTATAATATGTATATGCGCGGTGACGGCACAAGCGCAAAAGCCGAACAATGAAGCCCTGCGCAAACTGCAAATGGCAGAGTTTGCCATCACCAACCTTTATGTGGACAAGGTGGATGAAGACAAGCTGGTGGAAGAAGCCATCATCAAGATGCTGGCACAACTCGACCCGCACTCCACCTACAACAACGCCGAAGAAGTGAAGAAGATGAACGAGCCGTTGCAAGGCAATTTCGAGGGCATCGGCGTACAGTTTCAGATGATAGAAGATACCCTGCTTGTGATACAACCCGTGAGCAACGGACCTTCCGAGAAGGTGGGCATCCTTGCCGGCGACCGTATCGTAGCCGTCAATGACAGCGCCATTGCCGGAGTAAAAATGAGCACGGAAGATATTATGAGCCGCCTGCGCGGACCGAAAGACTCGGAAGTGAAACTCACCATCGTGCGCCGTGGCGTGGACGACCAGCTGTACTTCACCGTGAAGCGTGACAAAATTCCCATCCTCAGCCTGGACGCATCTTACATGATACAACCCAAAACCGGCTATATCCGTATCAACCGCTTCGGGGCAACCACCGCCGAAGAGTTTGCAGAAGCCCTGAAAAGCCTGCAAAAGAAAGGAATGAAAGACCTCATCCTCGACCTGCAAGGAAATGGAGGAGGGTATCTGAATGCCGCCATCGACCTTGCCAACGAATTTCTGAAGCAAAAAGAACTCATCGTCTACACCGAAGGAAGGGCCGCACGCCGCAGTGATTTCTTTGCCAAAGGTACGGGCAACTTCAAGAACGGCCGTCTCATCATATTGGTGGACGAGTACTCCGCTTCTGCCAGTGAAATCGTGACCGGAGCCATCCAGGACTGGGACAGAGGCGTGGTAGTAGGACGCCGCACCTTCGGCAAGGGATTAGTACAGCGTCCTATCGACCTGCCGGACGGTTCCATGATTCGCCTCACTATCGCCCGCTACTATACTCCTTCGGGCCGTTGTATCCAGAAGCCTTACGACAGCACCGCCAACCTCGACAGCCGCCTAACCGGCGAGAACAGTCAGGATAAGTATAACCAGGAACTGATAGACCGCTTCAATCATGGAGAAATGATTCATGCGGACAGTATCCATTTTGCCGACTCCCTGAAAGCACAGACCAAGCGTATGGGACGTACCGTTTACGGAGGTGGAGGTATCATGCCCGACTTCTTCGTCCCCATCGACACTACCCAGTACACAGACTATCACCGCAACCTCGTAGCCAAAGGCGTGGTTATCAAAGCCACTACCGGCTACATCGAGAAGCACCGGAAGGAGTTGCAGAACAAATACAAGAAATTCGAAGCCTTCAACGAGAAGTTCGAGATAGACGATAACTTCCTTGCCGAAATACGTACGCTTGCCGACAAAGAGAAAATCAAGTTTGACGAGAAACAGTACAACCAATCCCTACCGCTCATCAAGACACAACTTAAAGCCTTGATAGCCCGTGACCTATGGGACATGAACGAATACTTCCAAGTGATGAACAGCACGAACCAGAGCGTGCAGCAAGCTCTAAAAGTGCTGAACGAAGGCATCTACAGCACTATTATCCAATAGCCGACTTGAAACAAACTTAGGCGCGGATTATGCGGATTTAGTTTATCTAACTCCGCGTATTCCGCGTAATTCGCGCCTAAAATCATTCTCCGAACAGCCACTTATTCAGCCACTTGTTGACGTAGATGTTGACCACAGCACATCCAGCACCGATTGCAGCCCCCGCCAACACATCTGACGGATAATGCACTCCCTCGTTCATACGGGAAACTCCCACGGAACAAGCCCACAGGGCAGACGGAGCTATCACATACCATTTAGGATACTTTACACTGAGCGAGGTGGCAAGGGCAAAAGCCGTCGCCGTATGTCCGGAAGGAAAAGACGGGCTGCCTTCATGGCTATATGCATGCACTCTGTCGGGATATTTATCATAAGGACGCTCACGGTCCACCAGATATTTCATTCCATAAGTCACAACAAAAGCCCCCGCTACACTTGTACCTACGTAGACCGCATCTTTCAGCAAACCCTTATCATGTTTTATCCAAGCGGCAACCGCCATCGCCACCGGAACACCGACAGCAACATAGGGCTCCGAACGTGAAATTATCTTATTATAGTTACGGACAAACTTGCCATCCCAACTGTTAACCCGATGCAAAGTGTTAATATCCCAATTCTGTGCCGAAAGACCGGATACAACAAGGCAGATAAAATATACAAAAAAAATAGCCTTTTTCATAAGTCCTTTATATTAGTTTGACGCAAAGATAGGACAAATAGATAGAGTTTTCACAAAAAAATTCTATCTTTGTTGCCACATTTATAATAATTCGCTAATCATTTCATGAGACTGGAAACTTGCTGCAACCGACAGATTGATTGTATGGTATGTCCCCAAAAATCAGAAGGAGTATTGGTTTACCGCCACTACCCCAAGGGACAACATTTCTCTGCTGAAAAGTGCACACAGAACTGCATGATATTTATGCTGAAAGGTGAATTACTTGTAAACAGTGACGAATATCCGGGCACCACTCTCCAAAGCCGCCAGCTCATCTTGCAAGCCATCGGCTCCAAAGTAGAACTCCTGGCTTTGACCGAAGTGGAATATATTGTCTATTGGTTCACCGAGCTTCCTCTGATTTGCGAAGAGCGCTACAAGGAGATACTGAAACGCTCGGAAGCCCCCTTGACTTATACCCCGCTTACCGCGATTTCCATGCTCGAAGGGCTCCTGAAAAGCCTTGCCTGCTACCTCAACGAGCAACCCTATGCGTGCAGCAAATACATTGAAATGAAATGCCAGGAATTGGTATACATATTGACATGCTACTATCCGCTACACCAAATCAGTACATTCTTCTACCCCATCAGCACTTATACGGAAAGCTTCCAATATTTCGTCATGCAGAACTACGACAAGGTGAAGAATGTGGAAGAGTTTGCCCACCTCGGTGGATATACCACCACCACATTCCGCCGTCTGTTTAAAAATATGTATGGGGTCCCGGTCTATGAATGGATTCTGGACAAGAAACGTGAAGGAATTCTGAACGACCTGCAATACACCAAACAACGCATTTCAGTCATCAGCGCCCGCTATGGCTTTGATTCCCTATCCCACTTTGCCCACTTCTGCAAAGACTCTTTCGGAGACACGCCCCGCGCCCTGAGAAAACGTTCAGCAAACGGAGAAAAGATTTCCATTATCTGCAAAGAGCAAGGCAAAGACCAGGAGGACGAGTAAACCTTTTACTTGTCCGTAAACTTCGCATTCTGCCGGATTACGGAATTATTTCTTTAATCGCTTGCTTTATCGCTGGATTTCTCCTATTTTTGCGAAACATTTACAGAAGTATCCTGATAGAACAAATTTTCAAACTATTAAATAACTTAAATTCAATCATTTATGTGGTTAAGTAATTCATCTGTAGGAAGGAAAGTGGTGATGAGCGTTACCGGTATCGCCCTTGTCCTGTTTCTGACATTTCACATGGCGATGAACCTGGTTGCATTAGTCTCGGCTAATGGCTACAACATGGTTTGTGAGTTCCTGGGAGCAAACTGGTACGCATTGGTGGCTACGGTAGGTCTGGCTGCCTTATTCATCATCCACATCATCTACGCTTTCTGGCTGACTATGCAGAACCGTAAGGCACGTGGTAGCGAACGTTATGCCGTTACGGAAAAGCCCAAGACTGTGGAATGGGCTTCTCAGAACATGCTCGTACTGGGTATCATCGTAATCGTGGGTTTGGGCCTGCACCTGGTAAACTTCTGGGCTAAAATGCAGCTTCCCGAGTTGATGCACAACATGGGCATGCATGCCGACACCCTCACGCTGGCATATGCAGCCAACGGTGTCTATCACATTCAAAACACCTTCAGCAATCCGGTATTCGTAGTGCTTTACCTCGTTTGGCTGGGCGCATTGTGGTTCCACCTCACTCACGGTTTCTGGAGCTCCATGCAGTCTTTGGGCTGGAACAACAAAGTATGGATTAACCGTTGGAAATGTATCTCCAACATCTATTCTACTATCGTTGTCCTCTGCTTCGCTCTGGTAGTTGTCGTATTCTTTGCAAAATCATTGTGCGGCGCTTGCTAAATTCAAATTGTAAATGACTAAATTGTAAATTGCATTATGACTAAGATAGATTCTAAAATACCGGAAGGACCGGTGGCTGAGAAATGGACCAATTATAAAGCTCACCAAAAATTAGTGAACCCTGCCAACAAGCGTCGTCTGGACATCATCGTAGTAGGAACCGGACTTGCCGGTGCCAGTGCTGCCGCCTCTCTGGGCGAAATGGGTTTCAGAGTATTCAACTTCTGCATCCAGGACTCTCCGCGCCGTGCACACTCCATCGCTGCACAAGGTGGTATCAATGCTGCTAAGAATTACCAAAACGACGGTGACTCTGTATACCGTCTGTTCTACGATACAGTAAAGGGTGGCGACTACCGTGCCCGCGAAGCTAACGTTTACCGTCTGGCTGAAGTATCCAACAATATTATCGACCAATGCGTTGCACAAGGTGTTCCTTTCGCCCGCGAATACGGCGGTACACTGGACAACCGTTCTTTCGGTGGTGCTCAGGTATCCCGTACTTTCTATGCCAAGGGTCAGACCGGACAGCAGCTGTTGCTGGGTGCATACTCTGCATTGAGCCGCCAGGTGAACGTAGGCACTGTGAAACTGTATACCCGCTACGAAATGGAAGACGTTGTCCTCATTGACGGACGTGCCCGCGGTATCATTGCAAAGAACCTCGTTACCGGTAAATTGGAACGTTTTGCCGCCCACGCTGTGGTAATCGCTACCGGTGGTTACGGCAATGCCTACTTCCTTTCTACCAATGCAATGGCATGTAACTGCTCTGCAGCAATGGCTTGCTACCGTAAAGGTGCCTGGTTTGCCAACCCTGCTTACGTACAGATTCACCCCACTTGTATCCCGGTTCACGGCGACAAGCAGTCTAAGCTGACTTTGATGTCCGAATCTCTGCGTAACGATGGTCGTATCTGGGTTCCGAAGAAGCTGGAAGATGCCAAGAAACTGCAGGAAGGTACACTGCAAGGAAAAGATATTCCCGAGGAAGACCGCGACTACTACCTGGAACGCCGTTATCCGGCATTCGGTAACCTCGTTCCGCGTGACGTTGCCAGCCGCGCTGCCAAAGAACGCTGCGACAAGGGCTTCGGCGTGAACAACACCGGTCTTGCCGTATTCCTTGACTTCTCCGAAGCTATCAACCGTCTGGGTAAAGATGTCGTTGCACAACGTTACGGCAACCTCTTCGATATGTATGAAGAAATCACTGATGTCAGCCCATACGAAAACCCGATGATGATTTATCCGGCTATCCACTATACCATGGGTGGTATCTGGGTTGACTACGAACTGATGACCTCCATCAAGGGACTGTTCGCCATCGGTGAATGTAACTTCTCCGACCACGGTGCAAACCGCCTCGGTGCTTCCGCCCTGATGCAAGGTCTGGCCGATGGTTACTTCGTATTGCCTTACACTATCCAGAACTATCTGGCCGACCAGATTACAGTTCCCCGTTTCTCTACCGACCTGCCCGAATTTGCAGCTGCAGAAAAGGCCGTTCAGGAGAAGATTGACTGGATGATGAACATCAAGGGTAAGAAGTCTGTAGACTCTATCCACAAGGAACTGGGCCACATTATGTGGGAATATGTAGGTATGGGACGTACGGCCGAAGGCTTGAAGGAAGGTCTGAAGAAGCTGAAAGAAGTCCGCAAGGAGTTCGAGAAAGAACTGTTCATCCCGGGCGACAAGGAAGGTATGAATGTAGAACTCGACAAGGCTATCCGTCTGTACGACTTCATCACTATGGGCGAGCTGGTTGCTTACGATGCACTGAACCGTAACGAAAGCTGCGGCGGTCACTTCCGTGAAGAATATCAGACTGAAGAAGGCGAAGCCAAGCGTGACGATGAAAACTACTTCTACGTGGCTTGCTGGGAATATCAGGGTTCTGACGAAAAGGAACCGGTATTGCTGAAAGAGCCGCTGGTTTACGAAGCAATCAAGGTACAGACTCGTAACTACAAGAGCTAATCGGGAAGTTGAACATTTAAAGAATTAAAGAAAATGGATAAAAATATATCATTTACGCTCAAGGTATGGCGCCAGAAGGGTCCGAAAGCAAAAGGCGCTTTTGAAACATACCAAATGAAAGATATCCCGGGCGATACTTCATTCCTCGAAATGCTGGATATCTTGAACGAACAGCTGATTTCTGAAGGTAAAGAACCGGTTGTATTCGACCACGACTGCCGCGAAGGTATCTGCGGTATGTGTTCGCTCTACATCAACGGACATCCCCACGGTCCTGCAACCGGCGCTACGACTTGCCAGATTTATATGCGTCGTTTCAACGACGGCGATACCATCACTGTTGAACCGTGGCGCTCTGCCGGTTTCCCGGTTATCAAGGACTTGATGGTCGACCGTACGGCCTACGACAAGATTATGCAGGCAGGCGGCTACGTCAGCGTACGTACCGGTGCTCCCCAGGATGCCAACGCTATCCTGATTCCGAAGCCCATCGCTGACGAGGCTATGGATGCTGCCAGCTGTATCGGTTGTGGTGCTTGTGTGGCTGCTTGTAAGAACGGTTCTGCTATGCTGTTCGTTTCTGCCAAGGTGAGCCAGCTGAACCTGTTGCCCCAAGGCAAACCGGAAGCATTGCGCCGTGCCAAGGCTATGTTGAGCAAGATGGACGAACTCGGTTTCGGTAACTGTACAAACACTCGTGCGTGCGAAGCTGAATGCCCGAAGAATGTTTCCATCAGCAACATTGCTCGCCTGAACCGCGACTTTATCATTGCGAAACTGAAAGACTAATCCGGTCTTTCTGCAAATAATATAGGATGCGCTTCGGATAAACCTTTTGAGCAAGCTCAGATTTATCACTCAGCTTTCACTATATTTGATTAATATCACAAGAGACTCCTCTGCCGGGAAACCGCCGGAGGAGTTTTTTTATGACATGCCGTTTACTTCAGATAAATTGCCGGCACGCAAGCTACGGGGAGAAGCCCCGAAATTCTTTTTGCAGAAATTGGAAAAATGAGGCAGCGATTCAAAGCCATATTTATAGCAAATCTCTGATATAGAAGCATCCGTATAACGAAGTTCATAAACCACGCTTTCCTTCCTCCGTTCCATCATCCACTCGTACACCGGTTGATGAAAAACAGAATTGAATATACGCCGGAAAGTAGCTACTGTATATCCTCCCAACTGGGCAAGTTCCTCTACCGTCTTGACTTTGGCATGATTCTGCAAGACAAAGTAGTGGAAGGAATTAGTATACTGGGCAAGAGGATGTATCAGCATGGAAAGCTCATAGTCGGAGTAGTAATTTCCAAGAATGAAAGCAAGTTCTTTCCGTTTGAAACAAAGTATTTCCCGGCAAATCTTCTCCTCGGACAAATAGGCCTTGGAACTTTCCAGAAAGAGCTGCAACTCGGGAGTAATGGTCAAAGGATAGAATATCAATGGAGGGGTAACCTCTTTCATAATATGGTTATACCGGTCCTCACAGAAGAATTCAGGCTTACTGAACCGGTAACAAACGCATTCCACATCCGTCATGGCAAGTATTTCGTACTTGGAACCAATAGCTTGAAGGATGAACTCACCTGCATGCAACACAGTTCCCGCATACTCCTTACTGTTGACAAGCACTTCTCCTTTCAGCAGGAAAATTATAATATTTTCCTCACACTTTCGCGCCGGCAGATGGAATCCTCTGGGGTGGGAAGCATATATTATTGCATTGTCCACAGCCTTGGGACATTGAGCGCATTGTTTTTTACCTCTGCAAGCAGAAGAGTTGGGCATCGGCAAGTAGATTTGTTTGTTTGTTGCAGTGACAAAAATAGATAAATAATACTCATAAAAGAAACATTCCCCGAAAACTTTCATAAAGAAGTTTCGGGGAATGAATAAAATAGAAGTAATTCAGTTTTTTATTGCGGACAGTGCCGTTTTATTTTTCCACGTTCGTATCATCAGCCGTACTCCATGGACCAACTTCAGGTACAAAGGTTACTTTTGCCGCCTTATTGGCCAGCGTCAGCGTATAACGTATCTTTTTGCCTTCACCCCAGGCTTGTGTATCATTCAAGTCAATGGCGGAAGTTACAGTATCAAGAAGAACGTCTTTCTCATAGATGTCATAGACAACATTGATTTTGGCATTCGTATCCAACGTCTGGGGCATCAACATCCAGGCTGCATTCATTTCCACACCCGTTGTATTCACTTCCAATGCACTGCCGGCAATCGTATGCGCATAAGTGGCTGTTCCTTCTTGTGACTTCCATGTTGAATCATCAAAACCATAAGTTCCCTTATTGTGCACGCCGGATATTGTAAGTGTTTTCAGTTTATAAGTCAAAGCGTCGGCTGCCTTGACAGTGAAATTTATTTGGGTCAGTATATGGCCGAATTTCAAAGATACCCCACTGGCATTTGATGCCTTGGTTGCATCCGTCACTTTCGCGGCTACCAAGTCCGTTTGGGCAGCTACATCTGCTACCGTATAAGTAATGGAAGGATATATAGCACCAGCAGCCGGTTGATTGTACGTCAAGGCTCCGGTACCCGGATTCCCGTAAGCAAAGAACTGCAAGTTATCCGTCATTGGCCAATAATATGTTCCCCCAGTCAAACTCCAGTTGGGAGCACTATAGGTTACTTTAACATCTGTCATGAATTCCTTCATCGCATCAAAAGTCGCAACGGAGGCCATTGCTGTCGCTCCCGTATTATAAGCATACACAGTGAACCCTACCTTCTGCAATTCCGGCAAATCAGTCACTGTGGCTCTCGTAGTGTTACCCACTACTGTTCCCAATTTAATCTCTGCCTTTTGTCCGGCATTCTCTATCTCCTCACTTTCCGAGCAACTCATTACTGCTGCTGCAGCCAAAGCCAAAAATAAAACCTTCTTCATAATTGTCTGTTATTAAAGTTAATATATTTATTTGTCTGTTTGCTATCAATTCAC
This genomic window contains:
- a CDS encoding calcium/sodium antiporter, whose translation is MDILFLVGGLLLILLGANGLTDGAASVAKRFHIPSIVIGLTIVAFGTSAPELTVSISSALKGSADIAIGNVVGSNTFNTLMIVGCTALFAPIAITRNTLKREIPLCILSSFALLICANDVLLDSSGENILSITDGLLLLCFFTIFLSYTFAIAKRDGSMKEPEKEHLQEEDEIRLLPAWKSALYILGGLAGLIIGGNFFVDGASGIARGLGVSESIIGLTLVAGGTSLPELATSIVAALKKNPEIAIGNVIGSNLFNIFFVLGCSASITPLRLTGITNFDLWVLVGSSILLWLFGIFFGKRIITRVEGSILILCYIAYTAVLIYNL
- a CDS encoding DNA topoisomerase IV subunit B — protein: MEDNNNMTLPLEEADNNITESPVSSVEYTDDNIRHLDDMEHIRVRSGMYIGRLGDGSQNDDGIYVLLKEVMDNSIDEFKMGAGKRIEVTIEDSLRVSVRDYGRGIPQGKLVEAVSKLNTGGKYDSKAFKKSVGLNGVGIKAVNALSSRFEVRSYRDGKVRTAIFEKGTLLSDVTEDSTEESGTYIFFEPDATLFLNYSFQNQFVETLLRNYTYLNTGLTFIYNGQRIVSRHGLEDLLKDNMTSEGLYDIIHLKGEDIEIAFTHTNQYGEEYYSFVNGQHTTQGGTHQTALKEHIARTIKEFYNKNQEYADIRNGLVAAIAIDVEEPMFESQTKTKLGSNNMWPAAPQEHKPAGPTVNKYVGDFIKTEVDNYLHKNPLVAEVMLQKIQDSEKERKAIAGVTKLARERAKKANLHNRKLRDCRYHLSDGKGKDQETESCIFITEGDSASGSITKSRDVNTQAVFSLRGKPLNSYGLTKKVVYENEEFNLLQAALNIEDGIETLRYNKVIVATDADVDGMHIRLLIITFFLQFFPDLIKKGHVYILQTPLFRVRNKKKTSYCYTEEERVKAIEELGPNPEITRFKGLGEISPDEFKHFIGKDMRLEQVSLRKTDLVKELLEFYMGKNTMERQNFIINNLVIEEDLAS
- the coaD gene encoding pantetheine-phosphate adenylyltransferase, whose amino-acid sequence is MRRAIFPGTFDPFTIGHSSVVSRALTFIDEIVIGIGINENKNTYFPLEKREQMIRDYYRNEPRIIVQSYDCLTIDFARQVDASLIIRGIRTVKDFEYEETIADINRKLTGIETILLFTEPELTCVSSTTVRELLQYGKDISMFIPEGMEIRD
- a CDS encoding S41 family peptidase, whose product is MKKLFTIIICICAVTAQAQKPNNEALRKLQMAEFAITNLYVDKVDEDKLVEEAIIKMLAQLDPHSTYNNAEEVKKMNEPLQGNFEGIGVQFQMIEDTLLVIQPVSNGPSEKVGILAGDRIVAVNDSAIAGVKMSTEDIMSRLRGPKDSEVKLTIVRRGVDDQLYFTVKRDKIPILSLDASYMIQPKTGYIRINRFGATTAEEFAEALKSLQKKGMKDLILDLQGNGGGYLNAAIDLANEFLKQKELIVYTEGRAARRSDFFAKGTGNFKNGRLIILVDEYSASASEIVTGAIQDWDRGVVVGRRTFGKGLVQRPIDLPDGSMIRLTIARYYTPSGRCIQKPYDSTANLDSRLTGENSQDKYNQELIDRFNHGEMIHADSIHFADSLKAQTKRMGRTVYGGGGIMPDFFVPIDTTQYTDYHRNLVAKGVVIKATTGYIEKHRKELQNKYKKFEAFNEKFEIDDNFLAEIRTLADKEKIKFDEKQYNQSLPLIKTQLKALIARDLWDMNEYFQVMNSTNQSVQQALKVLNEGIYSTIIQ
- a CDS encoding phosphatase PAP2 family protein, translated to MKKAIFFVYFICLVVSGLSAQNWDINTLHRVNSWDGKFVRNYNKIISRSEPYVAVGVPVAMAVAAWIKHDKGLLKDAVYVGTSVAGAFVVTYGMKYLVDRERPYDKYPDRVHAYSHEGSPSFPSGHTATAFALATSLSVKYPKWYVIAPSALWACSVGVSRMNEGVHYPSDVLAGAAIGAGCAVVNIYVNKWLNKWLFGE